One Mycobacterium marseillense DNA window includes the following coding sequences:
- a CDS encoding purine-nucleoside phosphorylase, which translates to MAETPSDPGDLARQAAAAIAERTGIAEHDVAIVLGSGWSPAVAALGTEAIGKTAVLPQADLPGFRPPTAIGHTGELLSMRIGEHRVLVLVGRIHAYEGHDLCHVVHPVRAACAAGVRAVVLTNAAGGLRPDMAVGEPVLISDHLNLTARSPLVGPHFVDLTDAYSPRLREFARLADPTLTEGVYAGLPGPHYETPAEIRMLRTLGADLVGMSTVHETIAARAAGAEVLGVSLVTNLAAGIGGEPLSHVEVLSAGAAAASRMGALLALILERLPRF; encoded by the coding sequence GTGGCCGAAACCCCGTCCGACCCAGGCGACCTCGCGCGCCAGGCTGCCGCGGCCATCGCCGAGCGCACCGGAATCGCCGAGCACGACGTCGCCATCGTCCTCGGCTCGGGATGGTCGCCGGCGGTAGCGGCGCTCGGCACTGAGGCGATCGGGAAGACCGCCGTGCTACCCCAGGCCGACCTGCCCGGTTTCCGGCCACCGACCGCGATCGGGCACACCGGTGAGCTGCTGTCGATGCGCATCGGCGAACACCGGGTGCTCGTGCTCGTCGGCCGTATCCACGCCTACGAGGGCCATGACCTATGCCACGTCGTGCACCCCGTGCGGGCGGCCTGCGCGGCCGGTGTGCGCGCGGTCGTGCTCACCAATGCGGCCGGCGGTCTGCGCCCGGACATGGCCGTCGGCGAACCGGTGCTGATCAGCGACCACCTGAACCTGACCGCGCGTTCCCCGCTGGTCGGCCCGCACTTCGTCGACCTGACCGACGCCTACTCCCCACGGCTGCGCGAATTCGCCCGACTCGCCGACCCGACGCTGACCGAAGGCGTCTACGCGGGACTGCCCGGCCCGCACTACGAGACCCCCGCCGAAATCCGGATGCTGCGGACGCTGGGCGCCGACCTGGTCGGCATGTCGACGGTGCACGAGACCATCGCGGCGCGGGCCGCCGGCGCCGAGGTGCTCGGGGTGTCGCTGGTGACCAACCTGGCCGCCGGCATCGGCGGCGAGCCGCTCAGCCACGTCGAGGTGCTCTCCGCCGGTGCCGCTGCCGCCAGCAGGATGGGCGCCTTGCTGGCCCTGATCCTCGAGCGGCTGCCCCGGTTTTAG
- a CDS encoding M20 family metallopeptidase → MRPADAAESWLAAHHADLVEWRRHIHRYPELGRQEYATTQFVAERLAEAGLNPKVLPGGTGLVCDIGPEHEPRIALRADMDALPMAERTGAPYASTMPNVAHACGHDAHTAILLGTAMALASVPELPVGVRLLFQAAEELMPGGAIDAIAAGAINGVSRIFALHCDPRLEVGKIAVRHGPITSAADQIEITLYSPGGHTSRPHLTADLVYGLGTLITGLPGVLSRRIDPRNGTVLVWGAVNAGVAANAIPQTGVLAGTVRTASRQTWVGLEEIIRETVSGLLAPLAIEHTLQYRRGVPPVVNEDVSTRILTHAIEAVGPDALADTRQSGGGEDFSWYLEEIPGAMARLGVWPGVGPQLDLHQPTFNLDERALAIGVRVLANIVEQSAVFERP, encoded by the coding sequence ATGAGACCCGCCGACGCCGCCGAATCCTGGCTGGCCGCACATCACGCAGACCTGGTCGAATGGCGCCGGCACATCCACCGCTACCCCGAGTTGGGCCGCCAGGAGTACGCCACCACCCAGTTCGTCGCCGAGCGGTTGGCCGAAGCGGGTCTCAACCCGAAGGTGCTGCCCGGCGGCACCGGACTGGTCTGCGACATCGGACCCGAGCACGAGCCCCGGATCGCGCTGCGGGCCGACATGGACGCCCTGCCGATGGCCGAACGCACCGGCGCCCCCTACGCGTCCACCATGCCCAACGTCGCGCACGCCTGCGGGCACGACGCGCACACCGCCATTCTGTTGGGCACCGCGATGGCGCTGGCGTCGGTGCCCGAACTACCGGTCGGGGTGCGGCTGCTCTTCCAGGCCGCCGAGGAACTCATGCCCGGCGGGGCGATCGACGCCATCGCGGCCGGCGCCATCAACGGGGTGTCGCGGATCTTCGCCCTGCACTGTGATCCCCGGCTGGAGGTCGGCAAGATCGCGGTCCGGCACGGTCCGATCACCTCGGCGGCCGACCAGATCGAGATCACGCTGTATTCACCCGGCGGGCACACCTCGCGCCCGCACCTGACCGCCGACCTGGTGTACGGGCTGGGCACGCTGATCACCGGGCTACCCGGGGTGTTGTCGCGCCGCATCGACCCGCGCAACGGCACCGTGCTGGTGTGGGGCGCGGTCAATGCCGGGGTGGCCGCCAACGCCATCCCGCAGACCGGCGTGCTGGCCGGCACCGTGCGCACCGCGAGCCGGCAGACCTGGGTGGGGCTCGAGGAGATCATCCGCGAGACCGTGTCCGGGCTCCTCGCGCCGCTGGCCATCGAACACACGCTGCAATACCGCCGCGGCGTGCCGCCGGTGGTCAACGAGGACGTCTCGACGCGCATCCTCACCCACGCGATCGAAGCCGTCGGCCCCGACGCGCTGGCCGACACCCGCCAGTCCGGAGGCGGCGAGGACTTCTCCTGGTACTTGGAGGAGATCCCCGGTGCGATGGCGCGGTTGGGGGTCTGGCCCGGGGTGGGGCCGCAGCTGGACCTGCACCAGCCGACGTTCAATCTCGATGAGCGGGCCCTGGCGATCGGGGTGCGGGTGCTGGCCAACATCGTCGAGCAGTCGGCGGTGTTCGAGCGGCCTTAG
- a CDS encoding NAD(P)H-quinone dehydrogenase, with protein sequence MATRIVILGGGPAGYEAALVAATSHPDTTHVTVIDSEGIGGAAVLDDCVPSKTFIASTWLRTELRRAPRLGFEIDIDDAKLSLPQIHHRVKQLATDQSADITDQLLSVGVHVVAGRGELIDPTPGLARHNIKATHSDSGTDGPVTSEYEADVVLIATGASPRVLPSAQPDGERILTWRQLYDLTALPEHLIVVGSGVTGAEFVHAYTELGVPVTVVASRDRVLPYEDADAARVLEAAFSERGVKLVKNARAASVTRAGDGVLVTLADGRTVEGSHALMTIGSVPNTDGLGLERVGIELGRGGYLTVDRVSRTSVTGIYAAGDCTGLLPLASVAAMQGRIAMYHALGEGVSPIRLRTVAATVFTRPEIAAVGVPQTMIDDGSVSARTIMLPLRTNARAKMSGLRQGFVKVFCRKSTGVVIGGVVVAPIASELILPIAVAVQNRITVNELAQTLAVYPSLSGSITEAARRLMAHDDLD encoded by the coding sequence GTGGCGACCCGCATCGTGATCCTCGGGGGCGGCCCGGCCGGTTACGAAGCCGCGCTGGTGGCCGCCACCTCCCACCCCGACACCACCCACGTCACGGTGATCGACTCGGAGGGCATCGGTGGAGCGGCCGTCCTGGACGACTGCGTCCCGTCCAAGACGTTCATCGCGTCGACCTGGCTGCGCACGGAGTTGCGCCGGGCGCCGCGGCTGGGCTTCGAGATCGACATCGACGACGCCAAGCTCTCGCTGCCCCAGATCCATCACCGCGTCAAGCAACTCGCCACCGATCAGTCGGCCGACATCACCGATCAGCTGCTCAGCGTGGGTGTGCACGTGGTGGCCGGCCGCGGCGAGCTCATCGACCCCACGCCGGGGCTGGCCCGCCACAACATCAAGGCGACCCACTCCGATTCGGGGACCGACGGCCCCGTGACCAGCGAGTACGAGGCCGACGTGGTGCTGATCGCCACCGGCGCCAGTCCGCGGGTGCTGCCGTCGGCCCAGCCCGACGGCGAGCGCATCCTGACCTGGCGCCAGCTCTACGACCTGACCGCGCTGCCCGAGCATCTCATCGTGGTCGGGTCGGGGGTCACGGGCGCGGAGTTCGTGCACGCCTACACCGAATTGGGTGTGCCGGTGACGGTCGTCGCCAGCCGCGACCGGGTGCTGCCCTACGAGGACGCCGACGCCGCCCGAGTGCTGGAGGCCGCGTTCTCCGAGCGCGGCGTGAAGTTGGTGAAGAACGCCCGCGCCGCGTCGGTCACCCGCGCCGGGGATGGCGTGCTGGTCACCCTCGCCGACGGGCGCACCGTCGAGGGCAGCCACGCCCTGATGACCATCGGTTCGGTGCCCAACACCGACGGCCTGGGCCTCGAGCGGGTCGGCATCGAGTTGGGCCGCGGCGGCTACCTGACCGTGGACCGGGTGTCGCGGACCTCGGTGACCGGCATCTACGCCGCCGGCGACTGCACCGGCCTGCTGCCGCTGGCCTCGGTCGCCGCGATGCAGGGCCGCATCGCGATGTATCACGCGCTGGGCGAGGGCGTCAGCCCGATCCGGTTGCGCACCGTGGCCGCGACGGTGTTCACCAGGCCCGAGATCGCGGCCGTCGGCGTGCCCCAGACGATGATCGACGACGGTTCGGTGTCGGCGCGCACGATCATGCTGCCGCTGCGCACCAACGCGCGCGCGAAGATGTCCGGGCTGCGGCAGGGCTTCGTGAAGGTGTTCTGCCGCAAGTCCACCGGCGTGGTCATCGGCGGTGTGGTGGTGGCGCCGATCGCCTCCGAGCTGATCTTGCCGATCGCGGTCGCCGTGCAGAACCGCATCACGGTCAACGAGCTGGCACAGACGCTCGCCGTGTACCCGTCGCTGTCCGGCTCGATCACCGAGGCGGCGCGGCGGCTCATGGCGCACGACGATCTGGACTAG
- the upp gene encoding uracil phosphoribosyltransferase — protein sequence MDVCVIDHPLAAARLTVLRDERTDNSGFRAALRELTLMLVYEASREAPRKSVRIRTPVAAAAGTRLVNAPLLVPVLRAGLGMVEAAQAAIPEAEVGFVGVARDEETHQPVPYLEALPDKLARRPVMVLDPMLATGGSMAHTIGLLQRRGATDITVLCVVAAPEGLAAVQKAAPDARVFTAAVDKGLNKSAYIVPGLGDAGDRQFGPNLFTSPEPQRPARRAVRRRAAAKNPDPR from the coding sequence ATGGACGTGTGCGTGATCGACCACCCGCTGGCCGCGGCCCGGCTGACGGTGCTGCGCGACGAACGCACCGACAATTCCGGGTTCCGGGCCGCGCTGCGCGAACTCACGCTGATGCTGGTCTACGAAGCCAGCAGGGAGGCGCCGCGCAAGTCGGTCAGGATCCGCACCCCGGTGGCCGCGGCGGCCGGGACGCGACTGGTCAACGCGCCGCTGCTGGTTCCGGTGCTGCGGGCCGGGCTGGGCATGGTCGAGGCCGCCCAGGCCGCGATACCGGAGGCGGAGGTGGGCTTCGTCGGTGTCGCCCGCGACGAGGAAACCCACCAGCCCGTCCCGTATCTCGAGGCCCTGCCCGACAAACTTGCGCGACGGCCGGTCATGGTCCTCGATCCCATGCTGGCCACGGGCGGGTCGATGGCGCACACCATCGGGTTGCTGCAGCGCCGCGGCGCCACCGACATCACCGTGCTGTGCGTGGTGGCGGCGCCGGAAGGCCTTGCGGCCGTGCAGAAAGCGGCGCCGGACGCGCGGGTGTTCACCGCCGCGGTCGACAAGGGGCTGAACAAGTCGGCCTATATCGTGCCGGGCCTCGGCGATGCCGGGGACCGCCAGTTCGGGCCGAACCTGTTCACCAGCCCTGAACCGCAGCGACCAGCTCGGCGCGCAGTGCGGCGGCGCGCCGCCGCGAAAAATCCAGATCCTCGCTAG
- a CDS encoding glycerol-3-phosphate dehydrogenase/oxidase, giving the protein MTDPIHASTQRSSPVSVLGPEQRRAAWERLGAEQFDVVVIGGGVVGSGCALDAATRGLKVALVEARDFASGTSSRSSKMFHGGLRYLEQLEFGLVREALYERELSLTTLAPHLVKPMPFLFPLTNRMWERPYIAAGIFLYDRLGGAKSVPAQKHLTRAGALRLSPGLKRSSLIGGIRYHDTVVDDARHTMTVARTAAHYGVVVRTSTQVVALLREGDRVTGVRVRDSEDGAVTEVRGHVVVNATGVWTDEIQALSKQRGRFQVRASKGVHIVVPRDRIVSDVAIILRTEKSVMFVIPWGSHWIIGTTDTDWDLDLAHPAATKADIDYILETVNTVLAIPLTHADIDGVYAGLRPLLAGESEETSKLSREHAVAVPAPGLVAIAGGKYTTYRVMAADAIDAAAQFIPARVAPSITEKVSLLGADGYFALINQAEHVAELQGLHPYRVRHLLDRYGSLIGDVLALADERPDLLDPIKEAPGYLRVEALYAVTAEGALHLEDILARRMRVSIEYSHRGVDCAREVADVVAPVLGWSAADIDREVANYTARVEAEVLSQAQPDDVSADELRASAPEARAEILEPVPLK; this is encoded by the coding sequence GTGACTGATCCCATCCACGCGTCCACCCAGCGAAGCTCGCCGGTGTCCGTGCTGGGACCGGAGCAGCGGCGGGCGGCCTGGGAAAGGCTGGGCGCCGAGCAGTTCGACGTGGTGGTGATTGGCGGCGGCGTGGTGGGTTCGGGCTGCGCGCTGGACGCTGCGACCCGCGGGCTCAAGGTGGCGCTGGTGGAAGCGCGCGACTTCGCCTCGGGCACCTCGAGCCGCTCGTCGAAGATGTTCCACGGCGGCCTGCGCTACCTCGAGCAACTGGAGTTCGGTCTGGTGCGCGAGGCGCTCTACGAGCGCGAGCTGTCGCTGACCACGCTGGCGCCGCACCTGGTCAAGCCGATGCCATTCCTGTTCCCGCTGACCAATCGCATGTGGGAGCGCCCGTACATCGCGGCCGGCATCTTTCTCTACGACCGCCTTGGTGGGGCGAAATCCGTTCCGGCGCAAAAGCATTTGACCCGCGCGGGCGCGTTGCGGTTGAGCCCGGGCCTCAAGCGCAGCTCGCTGATCGGCGGAATCCGTTACCACGACACGGTTGTCGACGACGCCCGGCACACCATGACGGTTGCGCGCACCGCCGCGCACTACGGCGTGGTGGTGCGTACCTCCACCCAGGTCGTCGCCCTGCTGCGCGAGGGCGATCGAGTCACCGGGGTGCGGGTCCGCGACTCCGAGGACGGCGCGGTCACCGAAGTCCGCGGCCATGTCGTGGTGAACGCGACTGGGGTGTGGACCGACGAGATCCAGGCATTGTCCAAGCAGCGCGGGCGATTTCAGGTGCGAGCCTCCAAGGGCGTGCACATCGTGGTGCCGCGCGACCGCATCGTCAGCGACGTCGCGATCATCCTGCGCACCGAGAAGTCGGTCATGTTCGTCATCCCGTGGGGGAGCCACTGGATCATCGGAACCACCGACACCGACTGGGATCTCGACCTGGCCCACCCCGCGGCCACCAAGGCCGACATCGACTACATCCTGGAAACCGTCAATACGGTGCTGGCCATACCGTTGACCCACGCCGACATCGACGGGGTGTACGCGGGGCTGCGGCCGCTGCTGGCCGGGGAGAGCGAGGAAACCTCGAAGCTTTCCCGCGAGCACGCCGTGGCGGTGCCCGCACCGGGGCTGGTGGCCATCGCCGGTGGCAAGTACACCACCTACCGGGTGATGGCCGCCGACGCGATTGATGCTGCGGCCCAATTCATTCCGGCCCGGGTGGCGCCGTCGATCACCGAGAAGGTCAGCCTGCTGGGCGCCGACGGCTACTTCGCGCTCATCAACCAGGCCGAGCACGTCGCCGAGCTGCAGGGGCTGCATCCCTACCGGGTGCGCCACCTGCTGGACCGCTACGGGTCGTTGATCGGTGACGTGCTGGCGCTGGCGGACGAACGCCCCGACCTGCTCGACCCGATCAAGGAGGCACCGGGCTATTTGCGGGTCGAGGCGCTGTATGCCGTGACCGCCGAGGGGGCCTTGCATCTGGAGGACATCCTGGCCCGCCGGATGCGAGTCTCCATCGAATACTCGCACCGCGGTGTCGATTGTGCCCGCGAAGTCGCGGATGTGGTTGCGCCGGTGCTGGGTTGGTCCGCGGCGGACATCGACCGCGAGGTCGCCAACTACACCGCCCGGGTGGAGGCCGAGGTGTTGTCCCAGGCCCAGCCCGACGACGTGTCCGCCGACGAGCTGCGGGCCAGCGCGCCCGAGGCGCGCGCCGAGATCCTCGAGCCGGTCCCGCTCAAGTGA
- a CDS encoding cutinase family protein — MSVVSVTLGPAPTAAADCPAVQLIFARGTAEPPGLGVVGDALFAALQPALGSRSVDSYAVNYPASYNFLTTADAANDARDHIAEMVDQCPSTRLVLGGFSQGAAAISMLAGVPPVGQRIGNFGSAPALDPGLANKIRAVAVFGNPGNRFNTPLSSTGAFAGRAIDLCSEGDPVCVVGGRDRDAHHDYSAPPYPGQAAGFIAGLV, encoded by the coding sequence CTGTCAGTGGTTTCGGTCACACTCGGCCCGGCGCCCACGGCGGCAGCCGACTGCCCGGCTGTCCAACTCATCTTCGCCCGCGGCACCGCCGAGCCGCCCGGTCTGGGTGTGGTCGGCGACGCGCTGTTCGCCGCCCTGCAGCCCGCCCTGGGATCGCGCAGCGTCGACTCGTATGCGGTGAACTATCCGGCCAGCTACAACTTCCTGACGACCGCCGACGCCGCCAACGACGCCCGCGACCACATCGCGGAGATGGTCGACCAGTGCCCGTCGACGCGGCTGGTGCTCGGCGGCTTCTCGCAGGGCGCCGCCGCGATCTCGATGCTCGCCGGGGTGCCGCCCGTCGGCCAGCGCATCGGCAACTTCGGCTCGGCGCCAGCGCTCGATCCCGGCCTGGCCAACAAGATCAGGGCCGTCGCGGTTTTCGGCAATCCGGGCAACCGCTTCAACACGCCGCTGTCGTCGACGGGTGCGTTCGCCGGCCGCGCCATCGACCTGTGCAGCGAAGGCGATCCCGTCTGCGTCGTCGGCGGTCGCGACCGGGATGCGCACCACGACTACTCCGCCCCGCCCTACCCCGGCCAGGCGGCGGGATTCATCGCCGGGCTGGTGTAG
- a CDS encoding M20 family metallopeptidase, translating into MPLAPSDSPLDSVEAVVRRRGGDLVELSHAIHAEPELAFAEHRSCAKAQALVAERGFEITAAAGGLDTAFRAEFGSGPLTVGVCAEYDALPEIGHACGHNIIAASAVGTALALAEVADELGLRVALLGTPAEEAGGGKALLLRAGVFDDIAAAVMLHPGPTDIAAARSLALSEATVTYRGKESHAAVAPHLGINAVDAVTVAQVAIGLLRQQLAPGQLVHGIVTDGGQAVNVIPGRAKLEYAMRAVEADSLRELEGRMYACFAAGALATGCEYDIDNPAPAYDELTPDQWLADVFRDEMSRLGREPVAREYEAALPMGSTDMGNVTQVLPGIHPVIGLDSGGAMVHQRGFAAAAANPSADRAVIEGAIMLARTVVRLAQTPAERDRVMAAHERRRGGERA; encoded by the coding sequence GTGCCCCTCGCCCCCTCAGACAGCCCGTTAGACAGCGTCGAAGCTGTCGTGCGGCGGCGCGGTGGCGACCTTGTCGAGTTGTCGCACGCCATCCACGCCGAGCCTGAACTGGCATTCGCCGAGCACCGGAGCTGCGCCAAGGCGCAGGCATTGGTCGCCGAGCGCGGCTTCGAGATCACGGCGGCCGCCGGCGGCCTGGACACCGCCTTTCGCGCCGAGTTCGGCAGCGGGCCGCTGACCGTCGGGGTGTGCGCCGAATACGACGCGCTGCCCGAGATCGGGCACGCCTGCGGCCACAACATCATCGCGGCGTCGGCGGTGGGCACCGCGCTGGCGCTGGCCGAGGTTGCCGACGAGCTGGGCTTGCGGGTGGCGCTGCTGGGGACTCCCGCCGAGGAGGCCGGCGGCGGCAAGGCGCTGTTGTTGCGGGCCGGGGTGTTCGATGACATCGCCGCGGCGGTGATGCTCCATCCCGGGCCGACCGATATCGCCGCGGCCCGTTCGCTGGCCCTGTCCGAGGCGACCGTCACGTACCGCGGCAAGGAATCCCACGCGGCCGTCGCGCCGCACCTGGGGATCAACGCCGTCGACGCCGTGACCGTCGCGCAGGTGGCCATCGGCCTGCTGCGCCAGCAACTGGCGCCCGGGCAGCTGGTGCACGGGATCGTCACCGACGGCGGCCAGGCGGTCAACGTCATTCCCGGGCGCGCGAAGTTGGAGTACGCGATGCGCGCGGTCGAGGCCGATTCGCTCCGCGAGCTCGAGGGCAGGATGTACGCCTGCTTCGCCGCGGGCGCGCTGGCCACCGGCTGCGAATACGACATCGACAACCCGGCACCGGCCTACGACGAGCTCACCCCCGACCAATGGCTGGCCGACGTCTTTCGCGACGAGATGAGCAGGCTGGGCCGCGAACCGGTGGCCCGCGAGTACGAGGCGGCGCTGCCCATGGGCAGCACCGACATGGGCAACGTGACCCAGGTGCTGCCCGGGATCCACCCGGTGATCGGGCTCGATTCCGGCGGGGCCATGGTTCACCAGCGCGGCTTCGCCGCCGCCGCCGCCAATCCCAGCGCCGACCGCGCCGTGATCGAGGGCGCGATCATGCTGGCGCGCACGGTGGTCCGGCTGGCCCAGACGCCCGCCGAACGCGACCGGGTGATGGCGGCGCACGAACGCAGACGCGGCGGGGAGCGCGCATGA
- a CDS encoding phospho-sugar mutase, with the protein MTPEEWIAHDPDPRTATELAACDAGELAARFARPLTFGTAGLRGPVRGGPDAMNVAVVSRATWAVAQVLKRRAPAGAQVIVGRDARHGSAIFATVTAEVLADQGFSVLLLPGPVPTPVVAFAVRHTGALAGIQITASHNPPTDNGYKVYVDGGIQLISPTDHEIEAAMADAPPADQIGRARVEPAQTDLVPRYIARASGLRHGTGTARVALTALHGVGGAVAVETLRRAGFSQVHTVAAQLAPDPDFPTVAFPNPEEPGAADALLALAADVRADVAIALDPDADRCAVGIPGKSGWRMLSGDETGWLLGDYILSQPQQSETPVVASTLVSSRMLSAIAAHRGAVHVETLTGFKWLARADAEVPDGTLVYAYEEAIGHCVDPAAVRDKDGISAAVLVCDLVATLLRQGRSVVDLLDELARRYGVHDVAAVSRRVTDPAEAAELMHRLRTSPPATLAGFPAELIDITEALIFTGGDDHTSARVVVRPSGTEPKLKCYLEIRCAPSEDLDFSRRRAAALRAELVAAVQGW; encoded by the coding sequence ATGACGCCCGAGGAGTGGATCGCCCACGACCCCGACCCGCGGACGGCCACCGAACTCGCCGCGTGCGACGCGGGAGAACTCGCCGCGCGCTTCGCCCGTCCCCTGACGTTCGGCACCGCGGGCCTGCGCGGTCCGGTGCGCGGCGGGCCCGACGCCATGAACGTCGCGGTGGTGTCGCGGGCCACGTGGGCGGTGGCGCAGGTGCTCAAGCGGCGCGCCCCGGCCGGTGCGCAGGTGATCGTGGGGCGCGACGCCCGGCACGGCTCGGCGATATTCGCCACAGTGACCGCCGAAGTGCTTGCCGATCAAGGCTTTTCGGTGCTGCTGCTGCCCGGCCCGGTTCCCACTCCGGTGGTCGCGTTCGCGGTACGCCACACCGGCGCACTGGCCGGGATCCAGATCACGGCGTCACACAACCCGCCGACCGACAACGGCTACAAGGTGTACGTCGACGGCGGCATCCAACTCATCTCCCCCACCGACCACGAGATCGAAGCCGCGATGGCCGACGCACCGCCGGCCGACCAGATCGGCAGGGCCCGCGTCGAACCCGCACAGACCGATCTGGTCCCCCGCTACATCGCCCGCGCGTCCGGGCTGCGGCACGGCACCGGCACGGCGCGGGTCGCGCTGACGGCGCTGCACGGGGTGGGCGGCGCGGTGGCCGTGGAGACGCTGCGCCGCGCCGGATTCAGCCAAGTGCACACCGTCGCAGCGCAATTAGCGCCGGACCCCGACTTTCCCACCGTCGCGTTTCCCAACCCCGAGGAGCCAGGTGCGGCCGACGCGCTGCTGGCCCTGGCCGCGGACGTGCGTGCCGACGTGGCGATCGCGCTGGATCCCGACGCCGACCGGTGCGCCGTCGGCATTCCCGGCAAATCGGGATGGCGGATGCTGTCCGGCGACGAAACCGGTTGGCTACTCGGCGATTACATCCTTTCCCAGCCGCAGCAATCCGAGACACCGGTGGTGGCCAGCACGTTGGTGTCCTCGCGGATGCTGTCGGCCATCGCCGCGCACCGCGGCGCCGTCCACGTCGAAACCCTCACCGGCTTCAAATGGCTGGCGCGCGCCGACGCCGAGGTCCCCGACGGCACCCTGGTGTACGCCTACGAGGAAGCGATCGGGCACTGCGTCGACCCGGCCGCCGTGCGCGACAAGGACGGCATCAGCGCCGCGGTGCTGGTGTGCGACCTGGTGGCGACGCTGCTGCGCCAAGGCCGTTCGGTTGTCGACCTGCTCGACGAGCTGGCCCGACGGTACGGGGTGCACGACGTCGCCGCCGTGTCGCGCCGGGTCACCGATCCCGCCGAGGCGGCCGAGCTGATGCACAGGCTGCGGACCAGCCCGCCGGCGACGCTGGCCGGGTTCCCCGCCGAACTCATCGACATCACCGAGGCGCTGATCTTCACCGGCGGTGACGACCACACGTCGGCCAGGGTGGTGGTGCGACCCTCCGGGACCGAGCCGAAGCTGAAGTGCTACTTGGAGATTCGCTGCGCGCCTAGCGAGGATCTGGATTTTTCGCGGCGGCGCGCCGCCGCACTGCGCGCCGAGCTGGTCGCTGCGGTTCAGGGCTGGTGA
- a CDS encoding gamma-glutamylcyclotransferase, whose product MPLYAAYGSNMDPEQMLKRAPHSPMAGTGWLHGWRLTFGGEDIGWEGALATVVEDPGSKVFVVLYDMTPADEINLDRWEGSEFGVHQKIRCRVERISSDTTTDPVLAWLYVLDAWEGGLPSARYIGVMADAAEIAGAPSDYVHSLRTRPARNIGPGTSA is encoded by the coding sequence GTGCCGCTCTACGCCGCGTACGGGTCGAACATGGACCCCGAGCAGATGCTGAAGCGCGCACCCCATTCGCCGATGGCCGGAACGGGCTGGCTGCACGGGTGGCGGTTGACCTTCGGCGGCGAGGACATCGGCTGGGAGGGCGCGCTGGCCACGGTGGTCGAGGACCCCGGCTCCAAGGTGTTCGTCGTCCTCTACGACATGACGCCGGCCGACGAGATCAACCTGGACCGCTGGGAAGGCTCGGAGTTCGGCGTCCACCAGAAGATCCGGTGCCGGGTCGAGCGCATCTCGTCGGACACCACCACCGACCCGGTCCTGGCGTGGCTGTACGTGCTGGACGCGTGGGAGGGCGGCCTGCCGTCGGCCCGATACATCGGAGTCATGGCGGACGCCGCCGAAATAGCTGGCGCCCCAAGCGATTACGTGCACAGCCTGCGCACCCGCCCGGCCCGCAACATCGGCCCGGGCACCAGCGCCTGA
- a CDS encoding alpha/beta hydrolase: protein MRFPEVAGRTSEVTIPTRHGPTRATVYHPPAGTTDPPVYVNVHGGGFVVGHPEQDDPWCRYLAANAGVVVINPDYVLAPRHRFPAAVHQIYDVVCWAAGPHGDWDGTRLCVGGQSAGGNLSAAAARLAQENGGPPIALQVLHYAPLDLVTPTRDKPSALGRRAIMKPWMGEVFDTAYIPDSAQRHHHLASPAWGNNADDVAGIAPALVVTAEHDRLRDEARRYAEKLDAAAALAEYYEVADVDHGYNIMSQAADVTRRTYAHIAQHVVRATNGAR from the coding sequence GTGCGCTTCCCCGAGGTCGCGGGCCGCACCAGCGAAGTCACCATCCCCACGCGGCACGGCCCCACCCGCGCGACCGTGTATCACCCGCCGGCGGGCACGACCGACCCGCCCGTCTACGTCAACGTGCACGGCGGCGGGTTCGTGGTCGGGCACCCCGAACAGGACGACCCGTGGTGCCGGTATCTGGCCGCCAACGCGGGCGTGGTGGTGATCAACCCCGACTACGTGCTGGCGCCGCGGCACCGGTTTCCGGCCGCGGTGCACCAGATCTACGACGTGGTGTGCTGGGCGGCCGGCCCGCACGGGGACTGGGACGGGACGCGGCTGTGCGTCGGCGGCCAGAGCGCCGGCGGCAACCTGTCGGCCGCCGCCGCCCGGCTCGCGCAGGAGAACGGCGGCCCGCCGATCGCGCTGCAGGTGCTGCACTACGCACCCCTTGACCTGGTCACGCCCACCCGCGACAAGCCGTCCGCCCTCGGCCGTCGGGCCATCATGAAACCGTGGATGGGCGAGGTTTTCGACACCGCCTACATACCCGACTCGGCGCAGCGGCACCACCACCTGGCCTCGCCCGCCTGGGGGAACAACGCCGATGACGTCGCCGGAATCGCGCCGGCGCTGGTCGTGACGGCCGAGCACGATCGACTCCGCGACGAAGCCCGCCGGTACGCGGAAAAGCTGGACGCCGCCGCGGCGTTGGCGGAGTACTACGAGGTGGCCGACGTCGACCACGGATACAACATCATGAGCCAGGCCGCCGACGTCACGCGCCGCACGTACGCCCACATCGCCCAACACGTCGTGCGCGCCACGAACGGCGCCCGCTAA